The Amphritea atlantica sequence TCATATGCGGACACGTTTTCTCTCTGTCATTCTGACTATCATCGCCCTGTTGCCAACGATTGCCTTTGCCGTCAACGAAGATTTAGCGCCAGAGTCAGCCACCGGAATACTCACTCAAAAACAGATATCGGCCCGCCATCAACTGGTTGTAACCGCCCACCCTCTCGCCACTCAGGCAGGCTATAAAGTGCTGCAGCAGGGAGGAAGCGCAGCAGATGCCGCGGTTGCCGTGCAGGCGATGCTGACACTGGTTGAGCCTCAATCCTCGGGGATCGGCGGCGGCGCATTTATGCTCTACTGGGATAACAGCAAGCAGCAGCTCAGCGCATTTGATGGTCGGGAAACCGCCCCGGCCAGCGCAGATGAAAACCTGTTTATGACCGGGGAAGGGTCTCCAATGGACTGGTGGGACGCAATGGTGGGAGGCCGTTCAGTCGGTACTCCCGGCGTACTGGCAATGCTGGAACTCAGCCAGAAAAAATATGGAAAGCAGCCCTGGGCTTCATTATTCAGTGATGCCATTGAGCAATCAGAATCCGGGTTTACTGTGTCTCCCCGGTTGCATCAGCTGCTGGCAAGCAAGATGAATCCCGGCCTGGGACGTTATCCACAGGCCCGGGAGTATTTCTTTACGCCCGCGGGCGAGCCGTTGCCAGTGGGTTATCAGCTGACCAATCCACGGCTGGCCGGCTCCCTGCGTCAGATCGCTGAACGGGGTGCATCCGCACTTTATGAAGGTCCGCTATCAGAAGAGATTGTCGCCGCGGTAAAACAGGCATCAGACAACCCGGGTAAGCTTGAGCAAAGCGACCTGAAAGATTACCGTGCAGTGGAACGCCAGGCGATCTGTCGTCCTTTCAGGCAGTATCGGGTGTGTGGTTTCCCGCCGCCCACCTCCGGCGGAGTCACAACCCTGCAGATACTGCGCTTAATGGAGCTTGCGGAGCAACAGCCGCTGACTGCGGACACTGTTGATTTCTACCACCTGCTGAGTCAGGCCAGCCGGCTGGCGTATGCCGACCGGGCCCGCTACCTGGCCGACAGTGATTTTATTCAGGTACCGGTGGATGAATTACTGGATGATGAATACCTGCAACAGCGCAGTAAGCTGATCTCGCCCCTGAAGGATATGGACAAAGCCCACCCCGGAGAACTACCGGCCAAAATCAGCCGGGCGGATGACCGCTCGCCGGAACTACCCAGCACCAGTCACTTTGTCATCGTCGATCGCTGGGGCAACGCCGTCTCCATGACCAGCAGTATTGAGATGGCTTTCGGCTCCACGCTGATGGCCGGGGGATTCCTGCTGAACAACCAGTTGACCGACTTCTCCTTTGTTGCAGAGGCCGATGGCAAACCGGTTGCCAACCGGGTTCAACCCGGTAAGCGTCCGCGCAGCTCGATGTCGCCGATGATGGTGTTTGATCAGGACAACCACTTAATTGCGGCACTGGGCTCTCCCGGAGGCAGTAGAATTATCAGCTATGTGGCGAAAAACCTATACCTTAAGCTAAGTTCAGATACCTCCCTGCAACAGGCGTTTAATTCCCCCCATGTGGTTAACCGCAACGGTGTGACGGAACTGGAGGCCGGAACCTCTGCTGAGCAATTTGCTGAACCACTGCAAGCACTGGGGCACGAAATTAAGATCAGAGACCTGAACAGCGGACTGCATGGTTTTTTCCGCCAGACCGATGGCTCCTGGGAAAGCGCTGTTGACCCCCGCAGAGAGGGCACAGCCCGGGGCGATTAAGCGCGGTCGTCAGCAATACCCACCAGCGTCGCTGGTCTAACCAGGGTACAAAACATCCGTCCGCTATCTCCGCCTGCCCGAAAGATCCCCCGGTTCAGGCTTGCCACACCTGTTTGTCACACATCCGCCACAACCGCTCACCCACTTTAACTGTCTTTGCGCCAGCAAGTTTCGACTTTAGTCGATATAATGGATCCAGCAATTGTGCAAAGCACAAAACCTTAAAGCGATATCCACTGATGCCTACAACAGCAACCTTTCATAATACTGAAATCAGTTTCGCGTAACTTAACTTATTGATTTAATTATTCAGGGTGAGCCAATATGTCAAACTTATTGATGGCCGGAA is a genomic window containing:
- the ggt gene encoding gamma-glutamyltransferase, translating into MRTRFLSVILTIIALLPTIAFAVNEDLAPESATGILTQKQISARHQLVVTAHPLATQAGYKVLQQGGSAADAAVAVQAMLTLVEPQSSGIGGGAFMLYWDNSKQQLSAFDGRETAPASADENLFMTGEGSPMDWWDAMVGGRSVGTPGVLAMLELSQKKYGKQPWASLFSDAIEQSESGFTVSPRLHQLLASKMNPGLGRYPQAREYFFTPAGEPLPVGYQLTNPRLAGSLRQIAERGASALYEGPLSEEIVAAVKQASDNPGKLEQSDLKDYRAVERQAICRPFRQYRVCGFPPPTSGGVTTLQILRLMELAEQQPLTADTVDFYHLLSQASRLAYADRARYLADSDFIQVPVDELLDDEYLQQRSKLISPLKDMDKAHPGELPAKISRADDRSPELPSTSHFVIVDRWGNAVSMTSSIEMAFGSTLMAGGFLLNNQLTDFSFVAEADGKPVANRVQPGKRPRSSMSPMMVFDQDNHLIAALGSPGGSRIISYVAKNLYLKLSSDTSLQQAFNSPHVVNRNGVTELEAGTSAEQFAEPLQALGHEIKIRDLNSGLHGFFRQTDGSWESAVDPRREGTARGD